From the Spiribacter sp. 2438 genome, one window contains:
- a CDS encoding alpha/beta hydrolase — MFVDSILTSPQQSPNLEVLTASPAADSDARATPIVFVHGAYVGAWCWAEHFLSYFADRGFRAIAPSLRGHGSSDSGGAFGYPGIGDYVKDLEWVITELEGPPPVLIGHSMGALVVQRYLEQHPAQAAVLLAPVPPQGLMPSTLRMMWTDPMLFTQFGLMQTIGSSQVDPDIARRAVFSDRLSSDQLARYTEQVQPESQRALWEMSLGSCSGRPFLVNPAPPIRVIAGERDALFSAGETRLVAQLWDADWLEMPKMAHAMMLEPDWSDLADEILRGLWADGVR; from the coding sequence ATGTTTGTTGACTCCATACTCACTTCACCGCAGCAATCGCCCAATCTGGAGGTTCTGACGGCAAGTCCAGCCGCCGACTCGGACGCCCGGGCAACGCCGATCGTATTTGTTCACGGCGCCTATGTGGGAGCCTGGTGTTGGGCAGAGCATTTTCTGAGCTACTTTGCTGATCGTGGCTTTCGGGCGATTGCACCCAGCCTGCGCGGCCACGGCAGCAGCGATTCCGGCGGCGCCTTCGGGTATCCCGGCATCGGGGATTACGTCAAGGATCTCGAATGGGTCATCACCGAGCTCGAGGGCCCACCGCCGGTTTTGATTGGCCATTCCATGGGGGCGTTGGTGGTTCAGCGCTATCTTGAACAGCATCCGGCTCAGGCGGCGGTTCTATTGGCGCCCGTTCCGCCTCAGGGCCTGATGCCATCCACCCTGAGGATGATGTGGACTGACCCGATGCTGTTCACTCAATTCGGCCTCATGCAGACCATTGGCAGTAGCCAGGTGGACCCCGATATCGCCCGGCGGGCGGTGTTTTCCGATCGGCTAAGCAGCGATCAACTGGCGCGCTACACGGAGCAGGTGCAGCCTGAGTCCCAGCGGGCGCTGTGGGAGATGTCCCTCGGCAGTTGCAGCGGTCGGCCGTTTCTTGTGAACCCTGCGCCGCCCATTCGCGTCATCGCAGGGGAGAGAGACGCACTGTTCTCTGCCGGAGAGACCCGCCTCGTCGCCCAGCTTTGGGACGCCGACTGGTTGGAGATGCCAAAGATGGCCCATGCCATGATGCTGGAACCGGACTGGTCGGATCTGGCGGACGAGATTCTGAGGGGCCTTTGGGCGGATGGCGTGCGGTAG
- a CDS encoding DUF6231 family protein — translation MSPVIDTDAFLEELLQADAPASLLIVTQAETLGRRVEAQPGGHWIDGYPGEDALPPAGLDLAIVDASGEWPAGTLPSLVSRLRDILARRVVILARADDGGELNRGALVGLGFHRLGLSQDDSGRRRWYEFDMAHYKVTPDWLNSRHWANPELWDKYRW, via the coding sequence ATGAGCCCGGTCATCGATACCGACGCGTTTCTCGAAGAACTGCTGCAGGCAGACGCCCCTGCTTCCCTGCTGATCGTCACCCAGGCTGAAACCCTGGGCCGCCGGGTCGAGGCACAACCCGGTGGGCACTGGATTGACGGGTACCCCGGGGAAGACGCGCTGCCGCCCGCCGGGCTGGATCTCGCCATTGTGGACGCGTCGGGTGAATGGCCAGCGGGAACCCTGCCAAGCCTGGTCAGCCGTTTACGCGATATCCTGGCCCGTCGGGTGGTCATACTGGCCCGGGCCGACGACGGCGGAGAGCTCAATCGCGGTGCGCTGGTAGGGCTGGGATTCCATCGCCTCGGTCTGAGCCAGGACGACAGCGGACGGCGCCGCTGGTATGAGTTCGATATGGCGCACTATAAGGTGACTCCGGACTGGCTGAATTCCCGCCATTGGGCCAATCCGGAGTTATGGGACAAATACCGCTGGTAG
- the alaC gene encoding alanine transaminase, with protein sequence MNEEFQRIKRLPPYVFNIVNELKAQARARGEDIVDFGMGNPDLPTPPHIVEKLVEAAQRPDTHRYSVSRGIPRLRRAITRWYHRRYDVALDPETEAIVTIGSKEGLAHLALATLGPGDAVLVPNPAYPIHPYGIVIAGADIRHVPLVEGGDFFSELEKAIKDTWPKPKMLILNFPANPTAQCVDLGFFERVIAICREHGIWVVHDLAYADLVYDGYEAPSILQVEGAREVAVESFSLSKSYNMPGWRVGFVCGNDKVIAALARMKSYLDYGMFTPIQVAAIHALEGPQECVQEIRDTYQARRDVLCDGLEAAGWPVSRPSATMFVWARIPEPYREMGSLEFSKKLLKDAGVAASPGIGFGEYGDEHVRFGLIENQHRTRQAVRGIKQMFRRDGHTT encoded by the coding sequence TTGAACGAGGAATTCCAGCGCATCAAGCGCCTGCCGCCTTACGTGTTCAACATCGTGAACGAGCTCAAGGCACAGGCGCGAGCGCGGGGCGAGGACATCGTTGACTTTGGCATGGGCAATCCCGATCTGCCCACACCACCGCATATCGTCGAGAAACTCGTCGAGGCGGCCCAGCGCCCGGATACTCATCGGTATTCGGTTTCCCGGGGGATCCCGCGGCTACGGCGGGCCATCACCCGCTGGTACCATCGGCGCTACGACGTCGCCCTTGATCCCGAGACCGAGGCCATCGTCACCATTGGCTCAAAGGAAGGGCTGGCCCACCTGGCGCTCGCCACCCTTGGCCCGGGCGACGCGGTGCTGGTGCCGAACCCTGCCTACCCGATTCACCCGTACGGCATCGTCATCGCCGGAGCCGATATCCGGCATGTCCCTCTGGTGGAGGGCGGCGACTTCTTCAGCGAGCTGGAGAAGGCCATCAAAGACACCTGGCCGAAGCCGAAGATGCTGATCCTCAACTTCCCGGCCAATCCCACCGCCCAATGCGTTGACCTGGGGTTTTTCGAGCGCGTGATCGCGATCTGCCGGGAGCACGGCATTTGGGTGGTCCATGATCTCGCGTATGCGGATCTGGTTTATGACGGCTACGAAGCGCCGTCCATCCTGCAGGTCGAGGGAGCGCGGGAGGTGGCGGTTGAGTCATTCTCGCTGTCAAAGAGCTACAACATGCCCGGCTGGCGGGTCGGCTTCGTCTGCGGCAATGACAAGGTCATTGCCGCACTGGCCCGGATGAAGTCCTATCTGGATTACGGCATGTTCACGCCGATCCAGGTGGCGGCCATTCACGCGCTGGAGGGGCCCCAGGAGTGCGTGCAGGAGATCCGCGACACCTATCAGGCCCGTCGTGATGTGCTGTGTGACGGCCTTGAAGCAGCGGGCTGGCCTGTCAGTCGGCCCAGCGCCACCATGTTCGTCTGGGCACGCATACCGGAACCCTACCGGGAGATGGGTTCCCTCGAGTTCTCCAAGAAACTGCTCAAGGATGCCGGGGTGGCCGCGTCGCCGGGCATCGGTTTCGGCGAGTATGGGGATGAGCACGTCAGGTTCGGACTCATCGAGAATCAACATCGGACACGTCAGGCCGTGCGGGGCATCAAGCAGATGTTCCGCCGGGACGGTCACACCACGTAA
- a CDS encoding carboxy terminal-processing peptidase, with protein MTATLAALLIMPSTAISIERLSPEPVHTQAGPVVGQLLSRYHYRDQSLDEELSRKVYDAYFEALDPERYYFLEEDLMEFRHRDDSLAQELRSGRLDTAFDIFARYRQRVEQRSDFARDILDTSLDFTTDETFDPDRREAGWAESRQELDEIWRKRIAHDALTQMMSGRQWDEVRESLQGRYQRVATNLEQYDAEDVFQAYMSTWAGQFDPHSSYMSPRRSENFDINMRLSLEGIGAMLSSEGDFVEVVELISGGPAANSGQISSGDRIVGVGQEADGIEDVVGRRLSDVVDLIRGPKGSTVYLRILPDGGDGRERTIALERNTVELEEQAAQAEVREVEREGETLNIGVITLPAFYADFEAASAGDEDYRSTTEDVRRLLESDKLAEIDGLIIDLRGNSGGSLEEAVRLTSLFLNDGPVVQVNRSNGRREVLRDTSGQALRYTGPLGVMVDHGSASASEIFAAAVQDYGRGVIMGNQTFGKGTVQSLVGLDRFGVGDANTTTGRLKLTIAKFYRVNGESTQLEGVTPDLALPSPFTSDESGERAADRALPWNTISAADYRRVGTLDAHLDELRVRHLDRLSTEPALISVAREAELLREERRETEVSLNEEVRRATMEARDQARLEATNARLAAYGRPLLESLEDKDRDELPDVLLDEGVEVLGDLAVLMASDRSLLKAQGAAAN; from the coding sequence ATGACGGCGACCCTTGCCGCACTCCTCATCATGCCGTCGACGGCGATTTCCATCGAACGACTGAGCCCGGAGCCGGTTCATACCCAGGCGGGCCCGGTCGTTGGCCAACTCCTCTCACGATATCACTATCGGGATCAATCCCTTGACGAAGAGCTCTCCCGGAAAGTCTACGACGCCTATTTCGAGGCGCTGGATCCGGAGCGCTATTACTTCCTCGAAGAGGACCTGATGGAGTTCCGGCATCGCGATGACTCGCTGGCGCAGGAGCTGCGGAGCGGCCGGCTGGATACCGCCTTCGATATCTTTGCGCGTTACCGGCAGCGGGTCGAACAGCGCAGTGATTTCGCGCGGGATATCCTTGATACCTCGCTGGATTTCACCACCGATGAAACCTTCGATCCCGATCGTCGGGAGGCCGGGTGGGCCGAAAGCCGCCAGGAGCTTGACGAGATCTGGCGCAAGCGGATTGCCCATGATGCCCTGACGCAGATGATGAGCGGGCGGCAATGGGACGAGGTCCGGGAGTCGTTGCAGGGCCGCTACCAGCGGGTCGCGACCAATCTTGAGCAGTATGACGCCGAGGACGTCTTCCAGGCCTACATGAGCACTTGGGCTGGTCAGTTCGACCCCCACAGCAGCTATATGTCACCTCGTCGTTCCGAGAATTTCGACATCAACATGCGCCTCTCCCTCGAAGGCATCGGCGCGATGCTGAGCAGCGAGGGGGATTTCGTTGAAGTGGTGGAACTGATCTCGGGCGGACCGGCCGCCAACAGTGGGCAGATCTCTTCCGGTGATCGGATTGTGGGCGTCGGTCAGGAAGCGGATGGCATTGAAGATGTGGTGGGCCGTCGCCTGTCCGATGTCGTTGACCTCATTCGTGGACCAAAGGGCTCAACGGTGTATCTGCGGATCCTCCCCGATGGCGGCGATGGCCGTGAGCGCACCATCGCCCTGGAACGCAATACCGTGGAACTGGAAGAGCAGGCGGCCCAGGCCGAAGTGCGTGAGGTGGAAAGAGAGGGAGAAACCCTCAACATCGGAGTGATCACCCTCCCCGCCTTCTACGCCGATTTTGAGGCCGCCAGCGCCGGTGATGAGGACTATCGCAGCACCACGGAAGACGTTCGGCGCCTGCTGGAATCCGACAAACTGGCGGAGATCGATGGGCTGATCATCGACCTGCGGGGCAATAGCGGGGGTTCACTGGAGGAAGCCGTGCGCCTGACCAGCCTGTTCCTGAATGATGGACCGGTGGTGCAGGTCAACCGCAGCAATGGTCGTCGGGAAGTGCTTCGCGATACCAGCGGCCAGGCCCTTCGCTATACCGGACCGCTGGGCGTGATGGTGGACCATGGCAGTGCCTCCGCATCCGAGATCTTTGCCGCCGCGGTGCAGGACTATGGTCGCGGGGTGATCATGGGCAATCAGACTTTCGGCAAGGGCACCGTGCAGAGCCTGGTCGGCCTGGATCGGTTTGGCGTGGGTGATGCGAATACAACCACCGGCCGCCTCAAGCTCACCATCGCGAAGTTCTATCGGGTGAACGGAGAGAGCACCCAGCTCGAGGGCGTGACGCCGGATCTGGCGCTTCCATCGCCCTTTACCAGCGACGAGTCCGGAGAGCGCGCCGCCGATCGGGCGCTACCCTGGAACACCATCAGCGCCGCCGACTACCGCCGAGTCGGCACGCTGGACGCCCACCTGGATGAACTCCGTGTCCGCCACCTTGACCGCCTGAGTACCGAGCCGGCGCTGATCAGCGTCGCCCGTGAGGCGGAGCTACTGCGCGAGGAGCGCCGGGAGACCGAGGTCAGTCTCAACGAGGAGGTTCGTCGGGCCACCATGGAAGCGCGGGACCAGGCGCGACTGGAGGCCACCAACGCCCGTTTGGCCGCCTACGGTCGCCCGCTGCTGGAGAGCCTGGAAGACAAGGACCGAGATGAGTTGCCGGATGTCCTGCTGGACGAAGGAGTCGAAGTCCTGGGTGACCTGGCTGTCCTGATGGCCAGCGACCGGTCGCTGCTGAAGGCTCAGGGCGCGGCCGCCAACTAG
- the thrC gene encoding threonine synthase, producing the protein MNGDRYTGLIGAYGDRLPLAANARPISLGEGNTPLIRLDNLTREFAPDLALYVKYEGLNPTGSFKDRGMTVAVTQAVSEGSEAIICASTGNTSASAAAYAARAGIRAFVLIPDGKIAMGKLAQAIMHGATVLQIRGNFDDGMRIVKEMAESAPVSLVNSVNPYRLQGQKTAAFEICEALGRAPDYHCLPVGNAGNITAYWMGYSEMALAPTDHGTEACSFCQGDCRFHQGVTNSRPTMVGYQASGSAPFLRGEPVSQPETVATAIRIGAPQSWSQAHTASRESGGWFDEFSDEAILEAQWLLASREGIFCEPASAVSVAGALKDIRSGAIEEGSTVVCTLTGHGLKDPDVAQRHAEAAVSTVDADSDSVRRAILERLE; encoded by the coding sequence ATGAACGGCGATCGATACACGGGTCTGATCGGAGCCTATGGCGATCGTCTGCCCCTGGCGGCCAATGCCCGACCCATCAGTCTGGGTGAGGGCAATACTCCCCTCATCAGGCTCGATAATCTGACCCGGGAGTTCGCTCCGGATCTGGCGCTTTACGTCAAGTATGAAGGTCTTAATCCAACGGGCTCATTTAAGGATCGGGGGATGACCGTGGCGGTCACCCAGGCGGTGTCAGAGGGCAGCGAGGCCATCATTTGTGCCTCCACCGGCAATACCTCCGCGTCAGCGGCGGCCTATGCAGCGCGCGCAGGCATCCGGGCGTTCGTCCTGATTCCCGATGGCAAGATCGCCATGGGCAAGCTGGCTCAGGCGATCATGCACGGGGCCACCGTGCTGCAGATTCGCGGTAACTTTGATGACGGCATGCGCATCGTCAAGGAGATGGCCGAGTCCGCGCCGGTGAGCCTGGTCAACTCGGTAAACCCCTATCGACTGCAGGGCCAGAAAACGGCGGCCTTCGAAATCTGCGAAGCCCTTGGGCGGGCGCCGGATTATCACTGCTTGCCAGTGGGCAATGCGGGCAATATCACCGCCTACTGGATGGGCTACTCGGAAATGGCCCTCGCACCCACCGATCATGGCACCGAGGCCTGCAGCTTCTGCCAGGGAGACTGCCGGTTTCACCAGGGTGTCACCAACAGCCGACCCACCATGGTCGGCTATCAGGCCAGTGGTTCCGCTCCGTTTCTGCGCGGCGAACCGGTCAGCCAGCCGGAAACCGTCGCCACCGCCATCCGTATCGGCGCACCGCAGAGCTGGAGTCAGGCTCACACGGCCTCGCGGGAGTCCGGCGGCTGGTTCGACGAGTTCAGCGATGAAGCCATCCTTGAAGCCCAGTGGCTGTTGGCGAGTCGTGAAGGGATTTTCTGTGAGCCGGCATCCGCGGTGTCCGTTGCGGGCGCGCTCAAGGATATACGGTCAGGCGCCATCGAAGAGGGCAGCACGGTGGTATGCACGCTCACCGGACACGGCCTGAAAGACCCGGATGTGGCCCAGCGTCACGCGGAAGCGGCGGTCAGCACGGTGGATGCCGACTCGGATTCAGTGCGGCGGGCGATTCTCGAGCGGCTGGAATAA
- a CDS encoding ParA family protein: protein MRRVVFNQKGGVGKSTITCNLAAAAAASGLRTLVIDLDAQGNSTRYLLGANPDEMAGTAAEYFEDTLSHRIYPRGLEAFVHSSPYSNLAVLPAHGELDTLHTRLESRYKIYKLREALEALEAFDRVYIDTPPAMNFYTRSALIAADRCLIPFDCDAFAGHALNELMDTVRELQADHNPGLEVEGVVVNQFQARARLPAELVAGLRGAGHRILEPYLSASVKVRESHEASRPLVDLAPRHKLAGEFMALHDALESP, encoded by the coding sequence ATGCGCCGCGTGGTTTTCAATCAGAAGGGCGGTGTGGGCAAGTCCACCATTACCTGCAACCTGGCCGCCGCCGCCGCTGCTTCCGGGCTTCGTACACTGGTCATCGACCTGGATGCACAGGGCAATTCCACCCGCTATCTGCTGGGCGCCAACCCTGATGAGATGGCGGGTACCGCCGCGGAGTACTTCGAAGACACATTGAGTCATCGGATTTATCCACGGGGCCTTGAGGCGTTCGTTCATTCCTCGCCTTATTCAAATCTGGCGGTCCTGCCGGCCCACGGGGAGTTGGATACGCTGCACACACGACTGGAGTCCCGCTACAAAATCTACAAGCTGCGGGAGGCCCTCGAAGCGCTGGAGGCCTTTGACCGGGTCTATATCGACACTCCGCCGGCCATGAATTTCTACACCCGCTCGGCATTGATTGCCGCTGATCGATGTCTCATTCCGTTTGATTGTGACGCGTTTGCAGGTCATGCCCTGAATGAACTCATGGACACGGTTCGGGAGCTCCAGGCCGACCATAACCCGGGCCTGGAGGTTGAGGGTGTCGTGGTGAATCAGTTTCAGGCGCGCGCTCGACTGCCGGCGGAACTGGTGGCCGGGTTGCGGGGCGCTGGCCATCGGATTCTTGAGCCGTACCTGTCCGCATCCGTTAAAGTCCGGGAGTCCCATGAAGCCTCCCGGCCGCTGGTTGACCTGGCGCCACGGCATAAATTGGCGGGGGAATTCATGGCGTTGCACGATGCGCTGGAGTCGCCATGA
- a CDS encoding quinone-dependent dihydroorotate dehydrogenase, with protein MFQIARKLLFRLPPERAHAVALRGLDLTAKARIGPFKPSRVDDPQTLMGVQFPNAVGLSAGMDKDGEHIAGLATAGFGFLELGTVTPMPQPGNPQPRVFRLVEHEALINRLGFNNRGAGNLVENLRKADTDLPLGINIGKNRTTPLESALEDYESCLSTVLPWADYVVVNLSSPNTPGLRDLQSGGAVGGLIRPLMARRDEFTATNKRRVPLLVKLAPDMNDRELDETVEALLECGIDGLTATNTTVDRSAVLGNVRADEEGGLSGRPLRDRATAVVARIRMLSGPDLPIIGVGGIMTADDAVEKIQAGANLVQLYTGFIYHGPRLIQASAQAIRDVRHR; from the coding sequence ATGTTCCAAATCGCCCGCAAGCTGTTGTTCCGCCTGCCACCCGAGCGGGCCCACGCGGTCGCTCTCCGGGGGCTCGATTTGACGGCCAAGGCACGCATCGGTCCGTTCAAACCCTCGCGAGTTGACGATCCCCAGACGCTGATGGGCGTGCAGTTCCCCAATGCCGTCGGGTTATCAGCGGGCATGGACAAGGACGGCGAGCACATAGCCGGCCTCGCCACCGCCGGCTTCGGCTTCCTGGAGTTGGGCACCGTGACGCCCATGCCCCAACCGGGTAACCCGCAACCGCGGGTGTTTCGGCTGGTCGAGCATGAGGCGCTGATCAATCGCCTCGGCTTTAACAATCGCGGGGCTGGAAACCTGGTGGAAAACCTTCGAAAGGCGGACACCGATCTGCCCCTGGGCATCAATATCGGTAAAAACCGCACGACGCCGCTGGAGTCGGCGCTGGAGGATTATGAATCCTGTCTGTCGACGGTTCTGCCCTGGGCGGATTACGTGGTGGTCAATCTCTCATCCCCCAACACCCCGGGACTGAGGGATCTGCAGAGTGGTGGAGCTGTCGGTGGCCTGATTCGCCCCCTGATGGCTCGGCGTGACGAATTCACGGCAACCAATAAACGCCGGGTACCGCTTTTGGTCAAGCTGGCGCCTGACATGAATGACCGCGAGCTCGACGAGACCGTGGAGGCATTGCTGGAATGCGGGATCGATGGTCTCACGGCCACGAATACCACCGTTGACCGATCCGCCGTGCTGGGGAACGTCCGGGCCGATGAGGAGGGCGGTTTGAGCGGCCGGCCGTTGCGGGATCGTGCCACGGCCGTCGTCGCTCGAATCCGCATGCTCAGCGGCCCCGACCTGCCCATCATTGGTGTCGGCGGCATCATGACGGCTGACGACGCCGTCGAAAAAATCCAGGCTGGTGCCAACCTGGTTCAGCTCTACACTGGATTCATCTACCACGGGCCCCGACTGATTCAAGCCAGTGCCCAAGCCATTCGTGATGTCCGCCATCGGTAA
- a CDS encoding homoserine dehydrogenase produces MEPVKVGLLGLGTVGGGTVNLLERNRDEITRRAGRPVDVVHAAARHPDRPRTCSTENIRLEYDAFAVVDDPETEIIVELIGGTDLAKELTLRAIERGKHVVTANKALIALHGNEIFARAREKGVTVGFEAAVAGGIPIIKAVREGLVGNRIQWLAGIINGTSNFILSEMLYEGREFGDVLSEAQRLGYAEADPTFDVEGVDAAHKLTILASIAFGIPLQFDKVYMEGIGQISTDDVAYARELGFRIKHLGICRREGDGIGLRVHPTLLPERQLLANVDGVMNAVMVSADPVGPTLYYGAGAGAEPTASAVVADLVDVVREFTLEPENRVPYLAFQSHSLSDEPVVGMDAVETAYYLRVEAQDEPGVLAEITGILSRAGISIEAVIQKQPAPGAETVPVILLTHRVRESRMNEACERIEALEAIHGSVIRIRVETLA; encoded by the coding sequence TTGGAGCCGGTAAAGGTAGGTCTGCTCGGATTGGGCACCGTCGGTGGGGGCACGGTCAATCTGCTCGAGCGCAACCGGGATGAAATTACCCGCCGGGCGGGTCGGCCGGTGGATGTTGTCCATGCGGCAGCCAGACATCCCGATCGCCCCAGGACCTGCTCGACCGAGAATATCCGGCTCGAATATGACGCCTTTGCCGTGGTGGATGATCCGGAGACGGAAATCATCGTTGAGCTGATTGGTGGCACTGATCTGGCCAAGGAACTGACCCTGCGCGCCATCGAGCGGGGCAAACACGTGGTCACCGCCAACAAGGCGTTGATCGCCCTGCATGGCAATGAAATCTTTGCCCGCGCCCGCGAAAAAGGCGTAACCGTGGGCTTCGAAGCCGCGGTGGCCGGCGGCATTCCCATTATCAAGGCGGTCCGCGAGGGGCTGGTGGGCAACCGCATTCAGTGGCTGGCAGGCATCATTAACGGCACCAGCAACTTCATCCTCTCGGAGATGCTCTACGAAGGACGGGAGTTTGGCGACGTGCTCTCCGAGGCACAGCGACTCGGCTACGCTGAAGCCGACCCCACCTTCGACGTGGAAGGCGTGGACGCCGCCCACAAGCTGACCATTCTTGCCTCCATTGCCTTCGGTATTCCGCTGCAATTCGACAAGGTCTACATGGAGGGGATCGGACAAATCAGCACCGACGACGTCGCCTATGCCCGGGAGCTGGGATTCCGGATCAAGCATCTCGGCATTTGTCGCCGGGAAGGAGACGGCATCGGGCTGCGCGTGCACCCCACACTGCTGCCGGAGCGCCAACTTCTAGCCAATGTGGATGGCGTCATGAACGCGGTGATGGTGAGCGCCGATCCTGTGGGGCCTACCCTCTACTACGGCGCGGGTGCCGGCGCCGAACCGACCGCTTCCGCGGTGGTTGCCGACCTTGTGGACGTGGTTCGCGAGTTCACCCTGGAGCCGGAGAACCGCGTTCCCTATCTGGCGTTTCAGTCGCACTCGCTTTCCGATGAACCCGTGGTAGGCATGGATGCCGTCGAAACCGCTTACTACCTTCGGGTGGAAGCGCAGGACGAACCCGGTGTTCTGGCGGAAATCACGGGCATTCTGAGCCGCGCGGGCATCAGCATCGAGGCGGTCATTCAGAAGCAGCCCGCGCCGGGCGCCGAAACGGTCCCGGTGATCCTGCTCACCCATCGGGTCAGGGAGTCGCGGATGAACGAGGCCTGCGAACGGATCGAGGCGCTTGAGGCCATTCACGGCTCGGTCATCCGCATTCGCGTGGAGACACTGGCATGA
- the recJ gene encoding single-stranded-DNA-specific exonuclease RecJ, with protein MSRAASPRLQDRAVPNPLPTLPAELSPVLARLYASRGVQTADDLDYRLASLPDPRGIQGLQTAAETLADAVMADRRVLVVGDFDADGATSTALAIRCLEAFGATRVDFLVPNRFEYGYGLTEGLVQVARERSPDLIMTVDNGISAHEGVEAAKAASIPVVITDHHLPGPSLPDAVAIVNPRVNSEAFEGQALAGVGVCFCTMLGVRRVLRERGWFDDAQPEPNLVAWLDLVALGTVADVVPMDRMNRLLVSHGLKRIRAGHGTAGVNALLDIAGRQSRRVTAADMGFAAGPRLNAAGRLGDMSVGIELLLTEDPARAAELAAQLDGMNRRRRELETSMREEALIAIQAAADANPDNDDRVLCLFDPEWHQGVIGIVASRLKDHFQRPVIAFAPGEDGWIKGSGRSIPGVHIRDLVEAIDTRTRGELIQQFGGHAMAAGLTLRETQYDTFQQVLDQVSADWPGLSDNGLVIETDGELNPDEFTLRCARAIREGGPWGPGFPEPCFRGFFTILTQREVGQGHLKLSLRPTTGDASALDAIAFNAMDRGWDQLGEGRVEAVFRLDVNHFRGQERLQLVVEHLAAA; from the coding sequence ATGAGCCGCGCTGCATCGCCGCGCCTGCAGGATCGGGCCGTGCCGAATCCGCTGCCCACCCTGCCAGCGGAGTTGTCCCCGGTTCTGGCTCGGCTGTATGCGTCGCGGGGCGTGCAAACCGCGGATGACCTGGATTACCGCCTCGCCAGTTTGCCGGATCCCCGTGGTATCCAGGGCCTGCAGACCGCCGCCGAGACGCTCGCGGACGCCGTCATGGCGGATCGCCGAGTGCTGGTGGTGGGGGACTTCGATGCGGATGGCGCCACCAGCACGGCGCTGGCCATACGATGTCTGGAAGCGTTCGGGGCCACCCGGGTCGACTTCCTGGTGCCGAACCGGTTCGAGTACGGCTACGGGCTCACCGAGGGCCTCGTCCAGGTTGCACGAGAGCGTTCGCCGGATCTGATCATGACCGTGGATAACGGCATCTCGGCTCATGAGGGCGTCGAAGCCGCCAAAGCCGCCTCAATCCCCGTGGTGATCACTGATCATCATCTCCCGGGTCCATCCCTTCCGGACGCCGTGGCGATTGTTAATCCTCGCGTGAACAGTGAAGCCTTCGAGGGCCAGGCGTTGGCCGGGGTCGGCGTGTGCTTCTGCACCATGCTGGGCGTCCGGCGCGTCCTCCGGGAGCGTGGGTGGTTTGATGACGCGCAGCCTGAGCCGAATCTGGTGGCCTGGCTCGACCTGGTGGCGCTGGGCACCGTCGCCGACGTGGTCCCCATGGATCGCATGAACCGGCTGCTGGTGAGCCACGGCCTGAAACGAATCCGGGCGGGGCACGGCACGGCAGGCGTGAACGCCCTCCTGGACATCGCCGGCCGGCAATCCCGCCGGGTGACCGCGGCGGACATGGGCTTTGCCGCCGGGCCACGGCTGAACGCGGCCGGGCGTCTGGGGGACATGAGCGTTGGCATTGAACTCCTGTTAACCGAAGACCCGGCCCGTGCGGCCGAACTGGCCGCGCAACTGGATGGCATGAACCGTCGGCGGCGCGAGCTCGAGACCAGCATGCGAGAGGAGGCTCTCATCGCCATTCAGGCGGCGGCAGACGCCAATCCGGATAACGATGATCGCGTGCTATGCCTGTTCGATCCGGAATGGCACCAGGGGGTGATCGGCATCGTGGCCTCCCGGCTCAAGGACCACTTTCAGCGGCCCGTGATCGCCTTTGCGCCGGGCGAAGATGGCTGGATCAAGGGGTCTGGTCGCTCAATACCCGGCGTCCACATACGGGATCTGGTTGAGGCCATCGACACCCGGACTCGCGGCGAGCTCATCCAGCAGTTCGGCGGTCACGCCATGGCAGCGGGTCTGACATTACGCGAGACGCAGTACGACACATTCCAGCAGGTCCTGGACCAGGTCAGTGCCGACTGGCCGGGACTATCCGACAACGGCCTGGTGATCGAGACGGATGGTGAGCTGAACCCGGATGAGTTCACCCTGAGATGCGCGCGGGCGATTCGGGAGGGCGGCCCCTGGGGCCCCGGGTTTCCAGAGCCCTGTTTTCGGGGATTTTTCACGATTCTCACCCAACGGGAAGTCGGTCAGGGGCATCTCAAGCTGAGTCTCAGGCCCACTACCGGCGATGCGAGTGCCCTGGATGCCATTGCTTTCAATGCCATGGACCGGGGTTGGGACCAGCTGGGAGAGGGGCGCGTCGAAGCCGTGTTCCGACTGGACGTCAACCACTTCCGGGGCCAGGAACGGCTCCAGCTGGTGGTGGAGCATCTGGCAGCCGCCTAG